The Deltaproteobacteria bacterium genome contains the following window.
GGCGAGAGGGGAGTCCTGCGGGCGAGTCTGAGCGAGGGAGATCTATGGAGTTGAATCCCGACCGAGCGAGGTCTCAGTGAGCCGAGCGCCGTAACGCGAGGCGAACGGCCCGCAGGACTCCCCTCTCGCCCCTGCCGGGACATGTGACTCAGCAATTCAAGCTGGATGCTCTACTAGATTTTGCAAACACGCCTTAGATCCGATGTCCTTTTAACAGAACTCACACGCTGCAAAAAGACAATCCCCACTGCGCTTGCGCGTCAGTGGGGATTGTTTCGTACATTTCGTTTCGTTACTTCTTCTTCTTGACGGTCTTCTTTCGCTTCGTGGTCGTCTTCTTCTTCGTCGCCTTCTTTGCTTTCTTCTTGGCTGCCATTGTTCCCCTCCTTTGGGATGTTGCGGTTAGTGTTCCCCAACTCGCAACCAGTATACGGGAAGGAGAAAGAAATCGTCAACGTTTTTTTTGCGCTTGACACACTTTTTTCGCGTCGGACTTCCTGACACCGCACTCAAAAAGGCAAAAAAAAATTCACTTGACATCGGCGCTGCGCGAGCATTTCCGCAGGATGCGCAGCGCCGCGCATGCGGCGCCGAAGCCATTATCAATATTCACCACGCTGATCCCTTCCGCACAACTCGTGAGCATTGCAAAGAGCGTCGTTTCACCGCCACGATGCACGCCGTATCCGACACTCGTGGGCACGGCGATGATCGGCGCAGTCACGAGACCTCCGACGACACTCGCCAACGCGCCTTCCATGCCCGCGACGACGATGACGAGATCGGCGCAACGGATGGTTTCGATGTGGCGCAGCAGTCGATGTAATCCGGCCACGCCGACATCGTAATAGGTTTCGGCTTCACATCCGAAAAACCGCGCCGTGACACGCGCCTCTTCGGCCACGGCGAGGTCCGCCGTCCCGGCGGCCAGAATGGCGAGTCGCGCAGTCAACGGCGGCGTGGGTTGCGGTCGATACCACAGGCAGCGACTGACCGCGTCGTATTGGAGCGGCGGAGATTCGGCCAGCAGCGACGCCGCCAGTTCGGCGGGACAGCGCGTGGCCAGCAACGGCAGGGATTTTTCCAGACAGCTCCGCACGATGCGCGCGACATGGTCCGGGGTCTTGCCGGTGCAGAGCACAACTTCGCTGAATCCATTGCGCAGTCCCCGTTGCGTATCCAGTTGCGCAATGCCGAGATCGAGGATCGGGAATCCTCGCAATGCCTCGACGGCTTGCTCCACAGCCACATGGCCGGCAGCGACTTGTTCGATCAGCGTGCGTAGGCGGGTTTCATCCACGATGGATCCCTCCGCCGGTCCGATAGCCTTGCAGATCCAGTGTCACGTGTTGAAACCCCAGCGCACGCAACCGGGTGACGATTTCCGCTTGCACCGCAAGACACTGCGTGAAGTCCTCGCGCGGGACTTCGATGCGCGCCAACGCGCCATGATGTCGCACGCGCACCTGTGCGAGGCCAAGATTCCGCAACTGATCTTCCGCTGCGTCGACTTGACGGAGTACGGACGCCTCGACCGGCGTGCCCACCGGAATCCGCGACGCCAAACAGGCCGACGCGGGCTTCTCCGCCACGTCCAGCTCCAAATGTCGCGCGATCGCCCGCACGCCCGCCTTGTCGATCCCGAGGTCGAGATAGGGCGCGATCACGGTCGGTGCCGCGGCCTTGGCGCGCATGCCGGGACGATGCCCGCCGAGATCGGACAGGTTCGTCCCTTCCGCAATCCACGCCAGGCCCTCGCTCTGACGCACGACTTCGAGACAACGGAACAATTCCTGCTTACAGAAAAAACAGCGGTCCCCGGCGTTGGCGCGATATTGCGGATCGGAAAATTCCTGCGTCGGCACGAGTCGGTGAGGAATCGCGTAGCGACGACAAAACTCGCTCGATCCGACACGATCGCGCGCCGGAACCGACGGAGAATCGCCGGTGATGGCGATCATGGCCTGCCCCAGGGTCCGATGCGCTACAACCGCGAGCACGGCCGAATCGACTCCGCCCGAGAGCGCCACGATGACCGAACCGCGCGCGGTGAAATAGTCCGCAAGTTGTTGATAGAGCTGCATGGGATCGCGATATTGGGATCGACAGAAAAGCGCAAGTGTTGGATAAGTAAGCGCGGCGAAGCGGCAGCGGAGCTATCGCGCGCGGTAGAGATGATGGCGAGGCGACCGAGGAGGGAGCGTCGCGCACCGCAGCGAACAAGGAGCAACGCTATGGCATATCCTACGGAACGTCCCAGACGGTTACGGCAGTCGCTCGGCATTCGCCGGATGGTCGCAGAAACGACGCTGCGACCGGAGCACTTGATCCAGCCGCTGTTTGTCGTCCCCGGGCGGCAAATCCAACAGCCGATCCCGACGTTGTCGGGGATTTCACAATGGTCGGTGGATCGATTAACGGACGAGGCGAAACGCATCGCCGATACCGGTGTCGCAGCAGTCCTATTGTTCGGCATTCCCGCGCACAAAGATGCGATCGGGTCCGAGGCCTCGATGGCGCAAGGCATCGTGCAGCAAGCGTGTCGGGCGTTGCGCGAGGCGGTGCCGACGCTGACGATCATCACCGATGTCTGCCTCTGTGCGTACACTGATCACGGGCATTGCGGAGTGATGACCCACGGCACGCAGCAGATCGATAACGCGGCGTCGATTGCGCGGCTCGCCGAAGTGGCAGTCTCGCACGCCGCAGCGGGCGCACATATCGTGGCGCCGTCGGACATGATGGACGGGCGCGTGGGCGCGATCCGCCAAGGATTAGATGCCGCCGGACTCAACGACGCGGCGATCCTGAGCTACGCGGTGAAATA
Protein-coding sequences here:
- the larB gene encoding nickel pincer cofactor biosynthesis protein LarB yields the protein MDETRLRTLIEQVAAGHVAVEQAVEALRGFPILDLGIAQLDTQRGLRNGFSEVVLCTGKTPDHVARIVRSCLEKSLPLLATRCPAELAASLLAESPPLQYDAVSRCLWYRPQPTPPLTARLAILAAGTADLAVAEEARVTARFFGCEAETYYDVGVAGLHRLLRHIETIRCADLVIVVAGMEGALASVVGGLVTAPIIAVPTSVGYGVHRGGETTLFAMLTSCAEGISVVNIDNGFGAACAALRILRKCSRSADVK
- the hemB gene encoding porphobilinogen synthase encodes the protein MAYPTERPRRLRQSLGIRRMVAETTLRPEHLIQPLFVVPGRQIQQPIPTLSGISQWSVDRLTDEAKRIADTGVAAVLLFGIPAHKDAIGSEASMAQGIVQQACRALREAVPTLTIITDVCLCAYTDHGHCGVMTHGTQQIDNAASIARLAEVAVSHAAAGAHIVAPSDMMDGRVGAIRQGLDAAGLNDAAILSYAVKYASAFYGPFRAAQDSTPQWGDRKTYQMDPANMREALREVRLDIAEGADLVMVKPALPYLDIIHAVRAQVDVPIAAYQVSGEYAMIKAAAQQQLIDGDAVMRESLLAIRRAGADVIITYAAADVAKILA
- the larE gene encoding ATP-dependent sacrificial sulfur transferase LarE encodes the protein MQLYQQLADYFTARGSVIVALSGGVDSAVLAVVAHRTLGQAMIAITGDSPSVPARDRVGSSEFCRRYAIPHRLVPTQEFSDPQYRANAGDRCFFCKQELFRCLEVVRQSEGLAWIAEGTNLSDLGGHRPGMRAKAAAPTVIAPYLDLGIDKAGVRAIARHLELDVAEKPASACLASRIPVGTPVEASVLRQVDAAEDQLRNLGLAQVRVRHHGALARIEVPREDFTQCLAVQAEIVTRLRALGFQHVTLDLQGYRTGGGIHRG